A genomic region of Nymphaea colorata isolate Beijing-Zhang1983 chromosome 2, ASM883128v2, whole genome shotgun sequence contains the following coding sequences:
- the LOC116248317 gene encoding glucan endo-1,3-beta-glucosidase-like, which translates to MAAFLGDVYLTMLMTLVLISLLSGAPNRAEAQAAGICYGLNGNNLPPPSAVVGLLRWKNIRKVRLFEPNRDVLQALGNSGIEVNLAVPNSQLQNIANNPSAAGSWVATNIQAYPAVTFGSITVGNELIPGPQAQLVLPAMQNIYNSIQGAGLGGRIKVSTVVSTAVTTGFPPSAGVFTPQAMPFMVPIAQFLARTGAPLMITVYPYFAYVQNDVVSLDYALFRANYDVVSDGALRYRNLFDAMVDTVYSAIEKVDGLGRRAHIPIIITESGWPSRGRSGGGWRNAKTYDATVSDAWTYNQNLVNHAARGTPKRPGTPLVTYVFGLFNENLKPGAEIERNFGIFYPNMQPVYDINFP; encoded by the exons ATGGCTGCTTTTTTGGGGGATGTTTATTTGACAATGTTGATGACCTTAGTTCTGATCAGCCTGCTCAGTGGAGCACCTAATAGGGCAG AAGCTCAGGCAGCTGGAATCTGTTATGGTTTGAACGGCAACAATCTGCCACCACCATCGGCGGTTGTCGGGCTCCTTCGATGGAAGAACATCAGGAAGGTGAGGCTGTTTGAGCCGAACCGGGACGTCCTTCAGGCACTAGGAAACTCCGGCATCGAGGTCAATCTCGCCGTCCCAAACTCCCAACTCCAGAACATAGCCAACAACCCATCGGCTGCCGGCTCGTGGGTCGCGACAAACATCCAAGCCTACCCGGCTGTCACATTTGGGTCCATCACTGTTGGCAACGAGCTCATCCCAGGACCCCAAGCGCAGTTGGTACTTCCGGCCATGCAAAACATATACAATTCCATTCAAGGGGCCGGACTCGGAGGTCGGATCAAGGTATCCACAGTAGTCAGCACGGCGGTGACCACCGGCTTCCCTCCCTCTGCCGGCGTCTTCACTCCACAAGCTATGCCCTTCATGGTGCCCATCGCCCAATTTCTAGCCCGAACTGGCGCGCCGCTCATGATCACCGTCTACCCTTACTTCGCCTATGTTCAGAACGACGTCGTTTCCTTGGACTACGCCCTCTTCAGAGCCAATTATGACGTGGTTAGTGACGGCGCCTTGAGGTACCGAAACCTCTTCGATGCAATGGTGGACACAGTTTACTCGGCGATTGAAAAGGTTGATGGCCTTGGCAGGAGAGCTCACATTCCCATCATTATCACGGAGAGTGGCTGGCCATCTAGAGGGCGCAGCGGCGGCGGTTGGAGGAATGCCAAAACTTATGATGCTACAGTGTCCGACGCATGGACGTACAACCAGAATCTGGTGAACCATGCGGCTCGAGGGACGCCTAAGAGGCCCGGGACGCCTTTGGTTACTTACGTCTTTGGCCTCTTCAACGAGAACTTGAAGCCAGGAGCTGAGATAGAGCGCAACTTCGGGATCTTCTACCCCAACATGCAACCAGTGTATGACATCAACTTCCCATAA
- the LOC116247782 gene encoding kinetochore protein NUF2 homolog, with protein sequence MSPPYSFPILSAKEVAVALSNLEIANVSEEMLAAPTPDLAVVIYSSALTYIDLLGDDPRQAAFSGLEQLENPNNHEESIGVINLYCKIKDIISAAGAADFSLKDIFKPESAKMVCYISALLNFIYYRQDKLHLLQPIINENCSQHQEELEMRRAELEDELVKLEALEQQDQPIVLELQAEVDELRQTVQTLNREQAALKARYRNLRDVNDAEIRQKISDAEFSLMECVQENDKLKSRIVQSPEKLQKALEEKRSILAQEQNYERSAFQAYQHLLAKNELYKKASKKLSKYLTEMQAMQEQFNSCKLIEKDVKAIKAKLSDMELMAMSLEAKRVELQGRVDDAEKMTRALEKEKELKCAEADEELKVVKSAAELKLQELDLKQKKIEAIVADVNKISMQTASARNNGEMLLQKLGSKCEELVNEFHSYSSPIDAFLLRLEDGCKQ encoded by the exons ATGTCGCCACCGTACTCGTTCCCGATTCTGAGTGCGAAGGAGGTGGCCGTCGCTCTCAGCAATCTGGAGATCGCGAATGTTAGCGAGGAGATGCTCGCCGCTCCCACTCCTGATCTCGCCGTTGTCATATATAGCTCCGCCCTCACCTACATCGATCTCTtggg GGATGACCCAAGGCAGGCTGCATTTAGTGGGCTCGAGCAGTTGGAGAATCCAAATAACCATGAGGAATCAATTGGGGTAATCAATTTATATTGTAAGATAAAGGACATTATTTCGGCAGCTGGGGCTGCTGATTTCTCTTTGAAGGACATCTTCAAGCCAGAATCAGCAAAGATGGTCTGTTACATCAGTGCTCTACTTAATTTCATATACTACAG GCAAGATAAGCTGCACCTTCTGCAACCAATTATCAACGAGAACTGTTCTCAACATCAAGAGGAATTGGAGATGAGACGTGCAGAA CTGGAAGATGAACTTGTGAAACTGGAAGCTTTGGAACAGCAGGATCAGCCAATAGTTCTGGAATTGCAAGCTGAAGTAGATGAACTAAGGCAGACAGTTCAAACCCTCAATAGGGAACAGGCAGCACTTAAAGCTCGTTATCGGAATCTTAGGGATGTAAATGATGCTGAAATTAGACAAAAG ATCTCTGATGCTGAATTTTCATTGATGGAATGTGTGCAAGAAAATGACAAGTTGAAGTCTAGAATTGTTCAATCACCAGAAAAGCTGCAA aaaGCACTGGAAGAAAAGAGATCTATTCTAGCTCAGGAGCAGAACTATGAGCGTTCTGCATTTCAAGCTTATCAACATCTGTTGGCCAAGAATGAACTGTACAAGAAG GCATCCAAGAAGCTATCAAAGTATTTGACTGAGATGCAGGCTATGCAAGAGCAG TTCAATTCCTGCAAATTGATTGAGAAAGATGTGAAAGCAATAAAGGCGAAGCTTAGTGACATGGAACTGATGGCTATGTCTCTTGAGGCAAAACGGGTTGAACTTCAAGGGAGAG TTGATGATGCTGAGAAGATGACTAGGGCattagagaaggagaaagagctAAAATGTGCAGAAGCCGATGAAGAGTTGAAAGTTGTCAAGTCAGCAGCAGAACTGAAACTGCAAGAACTAGACCTAAAACAGAAGAAAATTGAAGCCATTGTCGCTGAT GTAAATAAGATAAGCATGCAAACAGCTTCAGCAAGAAATAATGGTGAAATGCTACTGCAGAAATTAGGTAGCAAATGTGAAGAACTTGTCAACGAG TTTCACAGCTATTCATCTccaattgatgcatttcttttgaGGCTAGAAGATGGCTGCAAACAGTAG